A single genomic interval of Eurosta solidaginis isolate ZX-2024a chromosome 3, ASM4086904v1, whole genome shotgun sequence harbors:
- the LOC137246386 gene encoding exonuclease 3'-5' domain-containing protein 2-like: MADENQSTLEAIVGIVDAGYTLYSLLASSDRKTEVIDNYQKTVRAVKIIREHCRENPVLGFDCEWVQVSDVALLQLCTHKGYCALFRLCSLQTIASSLIALLADRDVVKVGVGVKGDAELLEKNGLETVSTLDLRFVAVLTGRAKPQNLSSMYEAVLGKSLNKTFDLTMSDWEADTLTSDQIEYAANDAIAGIEVYMKLAESVPNVKKFQQYFDTHFDPYHHNKLSPKALRQQQPEANNECNLQ; this comes from the exons ATGGCTGATGAAAACCAAAGTACATTAGAAGCTATTGTTGGTATCGTAGATGCTGGATATACGCTATATAGTTTGCTAGCCAGTAGCGACCGTAAAACTGAAGTCATTGACAATTATCAAAAAACTGTTCGCGCTGTAAAAATCATACGGGA ACACTGCCGCGAAAATCCAGTGCTTGGGTTCGACTGCGAATGGGTTCAGGTATCTGACGTGGcacttttacaactttgtactCATAAGGGCTATTGTGCACTATTTCGTTTGTGTTCATTGCAAACAATTGCTTCCTCACTTATTGCCCTGTTGGCTGATCGAGATGTGGTTAAAGTGGGCGTCGGTGTAAAGGGAGACGCCGAATTACTGGAAAAAAATGGACTGGAAACTGTTTCCACATTGGATTTGCGGTTTGTAGCTGTGCTTACGGGTCGTGCCAAACCCCAGAACTTATCTTCCATGTATGAAGCAGTGTTGGGTAAGAGCTTGAATAAGACTTTTGATTTAACCATGTCAGATTGGGAAGCAGACACCCTGACAAGTGATCAAATCGAATATGCTGCTAATGATGCTATTGCTGGTATAGAAGTGTATATGAAATTAGCTGAATCAGTGCCAAATGTTAAGAAATTTCAACAGTATTTTGATACACACTTTGATCCATACCATCACAATAAATTAAGTCCTAAAGCACTGCGACAACAACAACCTGAAGCAAATAATGAATGTAATTTGCAATGA